One genomic segment of Caldisericaceae bacterium includes these proteins:
- a CDS encoding XdhC/CoxI family protein, with the protein MISVYEKIAELVKSGVDFVFVVVVNAESSTASKKGFKMVVLKDGTIFGTVGGGTLEKDAIDIAKGLFNTKGTYYKRYVLKEGDPLSLGMVCGGEAELYFEYVGSKKQMVIFGAGHLGRAIYQIAKISNDYEFIIVDERSEFADKEFFKDANIFSGEGVYKKVSDLPIKDGAEVIIVTPGGENDPYILKGLFDKGIPYSYIGMIGSLNRRNKCFEKAKELGVKKEFLDLIHAPVGIAINSETPFEIAIAIIAEIIAVKKGKINDILTERSAHERD; encoded by the coding sequence ATGATAAGTGTTTATGAAAAAATAGCTGAACTTGTAAAAAGTGGTGTTGATTTTGTATTTGTTGTAGTTGTAAATGCAGAATCATCCACTGCTTCAAAAAAAGGTTTTAAGATGGTTGTCCTTAAAGATGGCACAATTTTTGGCACAGTTGGTGGTGGCACCCTTGAAAAAGATGCAATTGATATTGCAAAAGGACTTTTCAATACAAAAGGAACTTATTATAAAAGATACGTTTTAAAAGAAGGAGATCCACTATCCTTAGGGATGGTTTGTGGCGGGGAGGCAGAGTTGTATTTTGAGTATGTGGGCAGTAAAAAACAGATGGTGATTTTTGGAGCAGGTCATTTAGGTAGAGCGATTTATCAAATTGCAAAAATTTCAAACGACTACGAATTCATTATAGTTGATGAAAGAAGCGAATTTGCAGATAAAGAGTTTTTTAAAGATGCAAATATCTTTTCGGGTGAAGGTGTGTATAAAAAAGTTTCTGACTTACCTATTAAAGATGGTGCAGAAGTAATCATCGTAACTCCTGGTGGAGAAAATGACCCCTATATACTTAAAGGCTTATTTGACAAAGGAATACCTTACTCTTACATTGGCATGATTGGAAGTTTAAATAGAAGAAACAAATGTTTTGAAAAGGCAAAGGAGTTAGGAGTTAAAAAAGAATTCCTTGATTTAATACATGCACCCGTTGGTATTGCTATAAATAGTGAGACTCCTTTTGAGATAGCAATTGCAATAATTGCAGAGATTATTGCAGTAAAAAAAGGTAAAATTAACGACATTTTGACGGAGAGGAGTGCACATGAAAGAGATTGA
- a CDS encoding xanthine dehydrogenase family protein subunit M translates to MKEIDYFFPKTLEEALQILNENKGSMRVIAGGTDLVVRLKQDQVKEDKLLDISRIGALKGIEDRGEKIYIGAITTHTEILEHPSIKTSVPILYDAIKSIGSPQIRNIATLGGNVANASPAGDSIPALFVLNGVVFTKNIEEERKIPIEDFFLGPGKTSLKENEILVGIEITKMQDEEIGFFRKVGQRKGTAISVVNGAVRLKKDSKPNRFSKAFVSLGAVAPTVVRAKIVENALENEEIDSLDKIMYISRLVFREVSPISDVRGSLEYRRDVSINIIYEGLADLFLNGFRRL, encoded by the coding sequence ATGAAAGAGATTGATTACTTTTTTCCTAAGACGCTTGAAGAAGCTCTACAAATTTTAAATGAAAATAAGGGCTCAATGAGAGTTATTGCAGGTGGCACAGACCTTGTTGTCCGTCTAAAGCAGGACCAGGTTAAAGAAGATAAACTACTTGATATTTCCCGTATTGGTGCGCTAAAAGGTATAGAGGATAGAGGAGAAAAAATCTACATAGGAGCAATAACAACTCATACAGAAATCCTTGAGCATCCTTCAATTAAAACTTCAGTCCCCATTCTATATGATGCGATAAAATCAATTGGTTCTCCTCAAATAAGGAATATTGCAACACTTGGTGGTAATGTTGCAAATGCATCACCTGCAGGTGATTCAATACCTGCTTTATTTGTTCTTAATGGTGTTGTGTTTACTAAAAATATAGAGGAAGAACGAAAAATACCCATAGAAGACTTTTTCTTAGGCCCTGGAAAAACTTCTCTAAAGGAAAATGAAATTTTAGTTGGTATTGAAATAACAAAAATGCAAGATGAAGAAATTGGTTTCTTTAGAAAAGTAGGGCAGAGAAAAGGAACTGCAATTTCTGTTGTAAATGGAGCAGTAAGGCTAAAAAAGGATAGTAAACCTAACAGGTTCTCAAAGGCTTTTGTTTCTTTAGGTGCTGTTGCCCCTACAGTTGTGAGAGCAAAAATTGTTGAGAATGCCTTAGAAAATGAAGAAATTGATTCATTGGATAAAATTATGTACATTTCAAGACTTGTCTTTAGGGAAGTTTCACCCATTAGTGATGTAAGAGGCTCTCTTGAGTATAGAAGAGATGTATCCATAAACATCATTTACGAAGGACTTGCAGATTTGTTTTTAAATGGATTTAGGAGGTTGTAA
- a CDS encoding molybdopterin-dependent oxidoreductase, with translation MEEAKYIGRSVSRIDALEKATGKIKYMSDLSFPNMLFGKILRAKYPHAKILRIDTSKAESLPGVVTVITHKDVPGLNGFGIVVPDMPVLCKDKVRYIGDAVAAVAAKTEAIAEKALSLIEVDYEPLPNVCDPEEAMKEDAPKIHEEGNIHLHTEITRGDVEKAFKEADLIIEETFFTGRQDHTPLETEGGVAFVDEEGNLNVYVGSQYPQRDQLQLARCLNWNPKKIRVVSYPVGGAFGRKDELSIQPILALLAIKAKSPVKITLTREESMIAYWKRHPFKMHYKVAFKNDGTLLGVDAYLVQDKGAYSSLGGPVLNLAVEHACGPYRVDNVHVDGYAVFTNNGVAGAFRGFGAPQTAFAIETIMDIASRKLNIDPIELRKKNALRKGDKTSIGNVLSTSVGTELVLDGIKESNIWKNREELRKINTKPWLKRGVGVALTYQGTGLGVGIPDYGGAILSMNEDGSFSVRVGTVDYGQGIGTSYAQIVAEAMNIPIEKVKVVLGDSFLTADSGPTSASRGVYTGGKAAFIASEKMKKTLKEKVSQIFKTDEDNIEFGFGYVYNKVSGNKITYEELAKYFKEEGKLPEEEGYFLVPTAEIKIENAFGLPHHIFAFSAHAAYVEVNTLTGEVSVLEGAEAVDGGVIVNRQGFEAQVEGGFVMGMGYGLMEHLAIENGIVKNPNLSTYIIPSIKDAPKRIETIPVVNPEDTGPFMAKGIAETVMVATAPAITNAIYDATGARILSIPATPSLVYFETKEAEDEENFD, from the coding sequence ATGGAAGAGGCAAAATACATTGGGCGCTCAGTTTCACGTATTGATGCACTTGAAAAGGCAACTGGCAAGATAAAATACATGTCTGACTTATCTTTCCCAAATATGCTTTTTGGAAAGATCCTCAGAGCAAAATACCCCCACGCAAAAATTCTTAGGATAGACACAAGTAAGGCAGAATCTCTTCCTGGTGTTGTTACCGTAATTACACATAAGGATGTTCCCGGGTTAAACGGTTTTGGTATTGTTGTGCCCGATATGCCAGTTCTTTGTAAAGATAAGGTGCGCTACATTGGAGATGCAGTTGCAGCAGTTGCAGCAAAAACCGAAGCAATTGCAGAAAAGGCACTATCTCTTATTGAGGTTGATTACGAACCCCTTCCTAATGTTTGCGACCCAGAGGAGGCAATGAAAGAGGATGCTCCAAAAATCCACGAGGAAGGAAATATACATCTTCATACAGAGATTACAAGGGGAGATGTCGAAAAAGCGTTCAAAGAGGCTGACTTAATAATAGAAGAAACATTCTTTACAGGAAGGCAAGACCACACACCCCTTGAAACAGAAGGAGGAGTTGCCTTTGTTGATGAAGAAGGGAATTTAAATGTATATGTTGGCTCTCAATATCCACAGAGAGATCAACTTCAACTTGCCCGCTGTTTGAATTGGAACCCAAAGAAGATAAGAGTTGTTTCTTATCCTGTGGGTGGTGCCTTTGGAAGAAAAGATGAACTCTCAATTCAGCCAATACTTGCTCTTCTTGCAATAAAAGCAAAAAGCCCTGTAAAAATTACTCTTACGAGAGAAGAATCAATGATTGCCTACTGGAAAAGGCATCCTTTTAAAATGCACTACAAGGTTGCCTTTAAAAACGATGGAACTCTTCTTGGTGTTGATGCTTACCTTGTGCAAGATAAAGGTGCCTACTCCTCTTTGGGAGGTCCTGTCCTTAACCTTGCGGTTGAGCATGCCTGTGGACCTTACAGAGTAGATAATGTGCATGTTGATGGCTATGCAGTCTTTACAAATAACGGAGTTGCTGGTGCCTTTAGAGGTTTTGGTGCACCTCAAACTGCCTTTGCAATTGAAACTATTATGGATATTGCATCACGTAAGCTCAATATTGACCCAATTGAGCTAAGAAAGAAAAATGCCCTTCGTAAAGGTGATAAAACCTCTATTGGGAATGTTTTATCAACAAGTGTTGGCACCGAACTTGTATTAGATGGCATCAAAGAATCGAACATATGGAAAAATAGAGAAGAGTTAAGGAAGATTAATACAAAACCATGGCTTAAGCGAGGTGTTGGGGTTGCTCTTACATACCAAGGGACTGGCCTTGGTGTAGGGATACCTGATTACGGTGGAGCAATTTTAAGCATGAACGAGGATGGCAGTTTTAGTGTAAGAGTTGGGACTGTGGATTACGGACAGGGAATTGGCACATCCTATGCGCAGATAGTTGCCGAGGCAATGAACATCCCAATTGAAAAGGTAAAAGTTGTGCTTGGTGATTCTTTTCTTACGGCAGACTCAGGCCCTACAAGTGCTTCTCGTGGTGTCTATACAGGAGGAAAAGCAGCTTTTATTGCTTCAGAAAAAATGAAAAAGACACTTAAAGAGAAAGTTTCTCAAATCTTTAAAACCGATGAAGATAACATTGAATTTGGTTTTGGCTATGTTTACAATAAAGTTTCAGGTAATAAAATCACCTATGAAGAATTAGCAAAATACTTTAAAGAAGAAGGTAAACTGCCAGAAGAAGAAGGATATTTCCTTGTGCCAACAGCGGAGATAAAAATTGAAAATGCCTTTGGTTTGCCACATCACATCTTTGCTTTTTCTGCTCATGCCGCTTACGTTGAAGTAAATACTCTTACCGGAGAAGTTTCTGTTTTAGAGGGAGCAGAAGCAGTTGATGGGGGTGTTATTGTAAATAGACAGGGGTTTGAAGCACAAGTAGAAGGTGGCTTTGTCATGGGAATGGGTTATGGTTTAATGGAACATTTAGCTATTGAAAATGGCATTGTGAAAAATCCAAATTTATCAACCTACATCATCCCTTCAATAAAAGATGCACCAAAAAGAATTGAAACTATTCCTGTTGTCAATCCCGAGGACACAGGACCTTTTATGGCAAAAGGGATTGCAGAGACTGTTATGGTAGCGACTGCCCCCGCAATTACAAATGCTATTTATGATGCAACTGGTGCTAGGATTCTCTCAATTCCTGCGACTCCAAGTTTAGTTTACTTTGAGACGAAGGAGGCAGAAGATGAAGAAAACTTTGATTAA